gggagagatggagaggtgagagggagagatggcgaggtgagagggagagatggagaggtgagagggagagatggagaggtgagagggagagatggagaggtgagagggagagatggagaggtgagagggagagatggcgagatgagagggagagatggaagtaAGATGGAAGGCGaggtgagaaggagagatggaggagacaggataGGTGAGAGGAGATAGTAGGTGAGGAGGAGCCATGACTAGTGaaaggggagaaggaggagaggagaccaaAAGATGAGACAGGACATGTGAGAAGGAGAGATGAATGGAAGAGAGGGGATTGAGAGGaaaagagaagacaggagaggtgttagaaaaagggggtaaaacacacacaaagaaaaaAAGATGGAGAGCCGTAAATGATACTATGTGGTCAAGGGGATTAATAACGATATTGAGTCCCTATTGACGCAGAACaccatttacatttagcagatgctcttatccagagcgacttacagtagtgagtgcatacattttcagacttacagtagtgagtgcatacattttcatacttgtcccccatgggaaccgaacccacaaccctggtgttgcaagcgccatgctctaccaagtgagctacacgggactatacagatgtaggatcttaatttgagccagtttgctaaatGTTTCATTAGGGCAAGTCAGGTCTgaaattttaaagtggaaattacaaactttagaagcctttttaaacctcaaatacactacaagtttgcatttcctgctgttcaggaaaattctcagcaacaaaagagtgatcaaattaagatcctacatctgtaaaaaCCTTTCTGCGTTGCCAGGGAGACGCGTCTGTGGCAccagctggaggaagtggaacaggAGGAGAACAGGGCCTCTCGCTATGGCCACAATGGCAGGAACAACAATAACAACGCCCAGGAGAAGGCACTTCCACCATGGGTCAACCATGACCCTTCAATGTGTGACAATAAGAGACCCAGCTGgtgaggactgtgtgtgtgtgcatgtgtgtgtgcatgtgtgtgtgcgtgagtgcgtgcCTTTTCATGCGTATCTTCCTTGCAAAGCTCAATGTCGCTGCCTCTGTCCTCTCTACAGGTATCATCAGTACCCCTATGCTCTGACTGGTCCAGTCCCAGCCTCCACCATTGGCCCAGCCCTCAACTCAGCTCCTCTTCCCTGCAGAGGCTACAACCAGCCCATCCTCCCACACAACTCAGGCCTCTACCACAACCCAGGTCTGCCACACAATCCAGGCCTACTTCAAAACCCCATCCCACCCCAGTATCCAGGTCCATCTCGGACCGCGGTCCTGGTCCAGAACCCAGGGGTACCCCCAGGCTCAGGCCTGGTCAGGCAGTATGGAGAACAAGAGGGCAGTGTATCAGCAGTGAGCACTCCACTTCTGGAGGAGCCCTACAGGGTGTGTCGACACCCCCTCTATGTCCAGGAGCGCCCCATACGGGTCATATCCGTGTGAGGTCACAACCAGGACGTGACTGGACATAGACCACAGGGTCATGGATAAACTGAACATCAACCAACTGGAAACTATATCCAAAAGGAAAGAGGACCACCTGAATTGTTACCAAGCCTATGCCATTATCAACCAGGCACCAATGAGGCACTGACTGAATATCGCCGGACTAAATGACCACAT
This portion of the Coregonus clupeaformis isolate EN_2021a chromosome 24, ASM2061545v1, whole genome shotgun sequence genome encodes:
- the LOC121538574 gene encoding uncharacterized protein LOC121538574 codes for the protein MSTVTASVVDVSRTIYSTKNGNRGRNYTGQCTPMPLPALGTQKIIQGNGTNVGTVITLQCPSRHRLVGGNEVSCVWDSNSTQWSGGSPWCKPVSPSEDFGFRVAVVASIISCAIILLMSIAFITCCLLDCVTEEEKKKEKRETRLWHQLEEVEQEENRASRYGHNGRNNNNNAQEKALPPWVNHDPSMCDNKRPSWYHQYPYALTGPVPASTIGPALNSAPLPCRGYNQPILPHNSGLYHNPGLPHNPGLLQNPIPPQYPGPSRTAVLVQNPGVPPGSGLVRQYGEQEGSVSAVSTPLLEEPYRVCRHPLYVQERPIRVISV